The Acidicapsa acidisoli genome contains a region encoding:
- a CDS encoding DoxX family protein produces MIRRLVKLYDSAVALLNYLKSPLLLAIRLYWGWELVQDGWGKLHHLDKVTDFFTSLNLPQPHVTAIGVSLLELVGGALFALGIGTRLIALMLFVNMTVAYLAAEPEAFAAILSDPDKFTAASAYNDWFATLLILILGPGYLAVDTFLRHLFRKTET; encoded by the coding sequence ATGATTCGACGTCTTGTAAAACTGTATGATTCGGCTGTCGCACTGTTGAATTACCTGAAAAGCCCGTTATTGTTGGCGATACGCCTCTACTGGGGCTGGGAGTTAGTCCAGGACGGATGGGGAAAACTGCATCATCTGGATAAAGTCACAGACTTCTTCACCTCGCTGAATCTTCCCCAGCCTCACGTGACCGCGATCGGGGTGTCGCTGCTGGAGCTTGTGGGAGGCGCACTTTTCGCGCTCGGCATCGGCACCCGGCTGATCGCCTTGATGCTTTTTGTCAACATGACTGTGGCTTATCTGGCGGCTGAGCCGGAGGCCTTTGCGGCGATCCTCAGCGACCCTGACAAGTTCACCGCGGCATCGGCCTATAACGATTGGTTCGCTACCCTGCTCATCCTGATTCTTGGTCCGGGTTATCTGGCTGTCGATACCTTTTTAAGGCATCTATTCCGAAAGACAGAGACCTAG
- a CDS encoding TonB-dependent receptor, which yields MYAKLTSLTHAVLAISFAVLLSATAGFAQAPSQSPPQTGSKTAAQATFHGKISDPTGALIPGTTVTISNSQGQTVASATADAAGSYEARVPAPGIYTVTATYQNFAPFVSQGIVVAAGQAKHVDITMAIQTAQQTVTVTDDSPTVSVEADQNSTSIVIKGKDLEALSDDPDELSNELSALAGPSAGPNGGQIYIDGFTGGQLPPKSSIREIRVNQNPYSAEFDRLGFGRIEILTKPGTDHLHGQFMVQGNDSNFNTGDPFTPNVPGYYNYQYNGTLNGSLNKSTSFFISAEHRSINNENIFDTPCDALGNCPGDINGAIANPHSRTNVSPRIDFQIGQKNTLTMRYQYYHDSESGDISATQLPTLSNSVTTNDNSIQISDTEVISDHIVNETRFQYDRALAYTTPVSTAPTIQVQESTFTAGGNPSQNVHDHTDRWEFQNLTTMSLGKHAVKFGTRLRDSRDANFADSGFNGTFTFASPSDYSSAVQSALNGTTATIAPSQLTYATGVQSAVGNVFDGAAFIQDDWRFNSRLTLSGGLRWESQNHVADHDDWAPRFSMAYALDGMKGKQAKTVLRAGYGIFYDRLPIANFLTINRSILQQQYTLGQTNPVSPDCFTKSFTAFDSTACGTGTTGKRSLYQVDPTYHSPYTQQFGASIERQLTKAQTVTVTYLHSQGVHQLVEINANAPYSPTYNAALGNVYQYFPEGIYKQDQMIVNTNARFSPNFNIFGFYTLSFAHTDGAGGSIASNSNNLSQDYGRASFVSRNQVFLIANYLGPKGIRFNPFLIAQAGRPFNIVTASDNNGDSFFNDRPYVANSSECSAGANDFYQTSYGCFDTNATPLAGETLLANNAGHGPAAVALNLRISRAFGVGPKLEKADANANQGGPPGDGGPRGGRGGGGPGGGFGPGGFGGGGGGRGGPGGMFAPTATGRKYTLTFSAQALNLFNDIDYGTPIGTVGNSEFGKSRSLQGGIFSQGAAARRIFFQTVFSF from the coding sequence GTGTACGCAAAACTAACATCTCTAACTCACGCCGTGCTCGCCATTTCCTTTGCGGTGCTTTTGAGCGCAACGGCTGGCTTCGCGCAGGCGCCTTCGCAATCTCCGCCGCAGACAGGGTCGAAGACGGCGGCGCAAGCGACATTTCACGGCAAGATCTCTGACCCAACGGGAGCTTTGATACCGGGCACAACCGTCACCATCAGCAACTCCCAGGGTCAAACGGTCGCATCAGCCACTGCGGACGCGGCGGGCAGCTATGAAGCGCGCGTTCCGGCTCCGGGCATCTATACGGTGACAGCAACATATCAAAACTTTGCGCCATTTGTCTCCCAGGGAATCGTAGTTGCGGCGGGGCAAGCGAAGCACGTCGACATTACAATGGCGATCCAGACTGCGCAACAGACGGTCACGGTGACGGATGACAGTCCAACCGTGAGCGTGGAGGCCGATCAAAATTCCACCAGTATCGTGATCAAGGGCAAGGATCTGGAGGCTCTGTCGGACGATCCGGATGAGCTTTCGAACGAGCTTTCTGCACTTGCGGGGCCATCGGCCGGGCCGAACGGCGGGCAGATCTACATCGACGGCTTTACGGGCGGCCAACTTCCGCCGAAGTCGTCCATCCGCGAGATTCGCGTGAACCAGAATCCTTATTCCGCCGAATTCGACCGGCTCGGATTCGGTCGCATCGAGATCCTCACCAAGCCCGGTACCGACCATTTACACGGTCAGTTCATGGTGCAGGGGAATGACAGCAATTTCAATACCGGCGACCCGTTTACCCCGAATGTTCCGGGGTACTACAACTACCAATACAACGGCACATTGAATGGTTCGCTCAACAAGAGCACATCGTTCTTTATCTCCGCGGAACATCGTTCGATCAACAACGAGAATATCTTCGATACGCCGTGCGACGCCCTTGGAAACTGCCCTGGCGATATCAATGGCGCAATCGCGAACCCGCATTCACGAACGAATGTCTCACCGCGCATCGACTTCCAGATCGGACAGAAGAACACCCTGACGATGCGCTACCAGTACTACCACGACTCTGAATCCGGGGACATCAGCGCGACTCAGTTGCCGACGCTCTCGAACAGCGTAACAACCAACGATAACAGTATTCAGATCAGTGACACCGAAGTGATCAGCGATCACATCGTCAACGAGACGCGCTTCCAATACGACCGCGCGCTCGCGTATACGACCCCCGTCAGTACTGCTCCGACGATCCAGGTGCAGGAATCGACATTTACGGCGGGGGGAAACCCGTCGCAGAATGTGCACGACCATACGGATCGATGGGAGTTTCAGAACCTCACTACGATGTCGCTGGGAAAACACGCGGTCAAGTTTGGGACGCGGCTTCGCGACAGCCGGGACGCCAACTTTGCCGACTCGGGCTTCAACGGCACGTTCACCTTCGCTTCCCCTTCGGACTATTCGAGCGCGGTCCAGAGCGCGCTGAATGGCACGACCGCAACTATCGCGCCCAGTCAATTGACCTACGCCACCGGCGTTCAGAGCGCAGTGGGGAATGTCTTCGATGGTGCGGCTTTTATTCAGGATGACTGGAGATTCAATTCGCGCCTGACGCTATCGGGAGGGCTGCGCTGGGAATCGCAAAACCATGTTGCCGATCATGACGACTGGGCGCCGAGGTTTTCGATGGCCTATGCGCTGGACGGCATGAAGGGCAAGCAGGCCAAGACCGTCCTGCGCGCCGGGTATGGCATCTTTTACGATCGCCTTCCGATTGCCAACTTCCTGACGATCAATCGCTCCATCCTGCAACAACAGTACACGCTTGGCCAGACGAACCCTGTGAGCCCAGATTGCTTTACTAAGAGCTTCACGGCCTTTGACTCGACTGCCTGCGGGACGGGCACGACTGGGAAGCGATCGCTGTACCAGGTAGATCCCACATATCACTCGCCGTATACGCAGCAGTTTGGAGCGAGCATCGAGCGCCAGCTTACCAAGGCACAGACGGTGACGGTGACCTATCTCCACTCGCAGGGCGTGCATCAGTTGGTCGAGATCAACGCCAATGCGCCTTACAGTCCAACCTACAACGCAGCGCTGGGCAACGTGTATCAGTACTTTCCCGAGGGCATTTACAAGCAGGATCAGATGATCGTGAATACGAATGCCCGCTTCAGTCCCAACTTCAATATATTCGGCTTCTATACGTTGAGCTTCGCGCATACGGATGGAGCGGGCGGGTCGATTGCGTCGAACTCGAACAATCTCAGCCAGGATTACGGGCGGGCAAGCTTTGTCTCGCGCAATCAAGTCTTCCTGATAGCCAACTATCTCGGGCCAAAGGGGATCCGCTTCAACCCGTTCCTGATTGCGCAAGCAGGCAGGCCTTTCAACATTGTCACCGCAAGCGACAACAATGGCGACTCCTTCTTTAACGACCGGCCATACGTAGCGAATAGCTCGGAATGTTCTGCGGGTGCGAACGATTTTTATCAGACTTCCTATGGATGCTTCGATACCAACGCGACTCCTCTGGCGGGCGAAACGCTGCTGGCCAATAATGCCGGGCATGGACCTGCGGCTGTGGCTTTGAATCTGCGCATCAGCCGCGCGTTTGGAGTCGGGCCAAAGCTGGAGAAAGCTGACGCGAACGCCAACCAGGGCGGGCCTCCGGGAGATGGCGGACCTCGAGGCGGACGCGGGGGCGGCGGACCGGGCGGTGGATTTGGACCGGGCGGTTTCGGTGGGGGCGGTGGTGGTCGCGGCGGACCCGGCGGCATGTTTGCACCAACAGCCACAGGGCGGAAGTACACCCTGACATTCAGTGCTCAGGCGCTGAACCTCTTCAACGATATCGACTACGGCACACCGATTGGAACCGTCGGGAACAGCGAATTCGGAAAATCACGAAGCCTGCAGGGCGGTATCTTCTCACAAGGCGCGGCGGCTCGGCGGATCTTCTTTCAGACGGTCTTCAGCTTCTAA
- a CDS encoding FkbM family methyltransferase: MPMTLKKRIKEALLQRGFDFRRRQPDEMGHDPYRDLSYLLDVATNPILFDVGANVGQTVASIHERFNSPVIHAFEPSPATFEKLKQRTNGIPNLILNNFAVGAHPDQRLLFENVHPTFSSFLPTGKDGGSRELTGQVMVDINTIDSYCHRAGITRIDVLKSDTQGFDYEVLKGAIGMLQEHRIHFLLIELQFLESYVGAPQFEEVYGFLKSLGFLPMAFYKQLHHGSHYSPLAEIDGLFVDPQWRRV; this comes from the coding sequence ATGCCAATGACCTTGAAGAAACGCATCAAGGAAGCCTTATTGCAGCGCGGCTTCGACTTTCGCCGCCGGCAGCCCGATGAGATGGGCCATGATCCGTACAGAGATCTGAGTTATTTACTCGATGTTGCAACGAACCCTATCTTGTTCGACGTGGGGGCGAACGTCGGCCAAACCGTAGCCTCGATTCACGAGCGATTTAATTCTCCCGTTATTCATGCATTCGAACCAAGTCCTGCAACCTTCGAGAAACTGAAACAGAGGACGAACGGGATACCCAATCTGATCCTGAATAATTTTGCCGTCGGGGCTCATCCCGACCAGCGGTTGTTATTTGAGAATGTGCATCCAACTTTCAGCTCTTTTTTGCCGACTGGCAAGGATGGCGGAAGCCGGGAATTGACGGGGCAGGTAATGGTCGACATCAATACAATTGATAGCTATTGCCACCGGGCGGGCATCACGAGGATTGATGTTCTCAAGTCTGATACACAGGGGTTCGATTATGAAGTTCTGAAGGGTGCCATCGGGATGCTTCAGGAACACCGAATACACTTTCTCTTGATAGAGCTGCAATTTCTTGAATCGTATGTGGGAGCGCCTCAGTTCGAAGAGGTTTATGGCTTTCTAAAGAGCCTCGGGTTTCTACCCATGGCTTTCTACAAACAACTGCATCATGGCTCGCATTATTCGCCACTTGCCGAGATTGACGGGTTGTTTGTCGACCCGCAGTGGCGTCGCGTTTGA
- a CDS encoding ArnT family glycosyltransferase, producing the protein MKNRLHSLQRRINLELNSELDKATLAPLVVAAALRLGLMFAAFLLTGTSVMTQGDTPSYLEPGRNLILHGAFTTSGLPETDRTPGFPLFALLTGTLFGNVLLTLVAQILVSLASLLLVRKIAERIFPHRNAGTKAAWLYACEPLSIASTIRVMPETLFVFLVLVVIERLTAWQKSGKVAPLALAGVFLAAATFVRPVSYYLVIALAIGIALTAGKQRDLWWKAPAVLLVSSLPWLAAWQIRNSIETGYSGFSSIVEQNLYFFQSAEVTAELEHTTLGAEQDKLGYPDESAYITMHPEQRQWSQAQRLHFMREQAISVLAQHPVLYLKTHIAGVGLVAFTPGAAELLQLLGAYPSPCSMPRRIVNEGVMASALRIYSTHPGVTIAMVLLEGFLLLIYCLAMYGFASADRTTPAALTVVGIALYFLLISGGAQAVGRYRAPIMPLLCVFAAEGTVHLWNRKARGHSSPTLEIHSMS; encoded by the coding sequence ATGAAAAACCGGCTTCACAGCCTTCAACGAAGGATCAATCTAGAACTCAATTCGGAATTAGACAAAGCAACATTGGCGCCACTGGTGGTCGCCGCCGCGTTGCGGCTCGGTCTTATGTTCGCGGCGTTCCTTCTTACCGGAACCAGTGTGATGACGCAGGGCGATACCCCCAGCTATCTTGAGCCTGGCCGGAATCTTATCTTGCATGGCGCGTTCACGACCTCCGGGTTGCCGGAGACAGATCGAACACCCGGGTTTCCCCTCTTTGCCCTGCTCACCGGCACGCTCTTCGGGAATGTATTGTTGACCCTCGTGGCGCAGATCCTCGTCTCGCTGGCATCCCTGCTTCTGGTGCGGAAGATCGCCGAACGGATCTTTCCCCATCGCAACGCGGGAACAAAGGCTGCGTGGCTGTATGCCTGCGAGCCGCTATCGATCGCCTCAACCATTCGGGTAATGCCGGAGACGCTGTTTGTCTTTCTTGTTCTCGTCGTTATCGAGCGGCTGACAGCGTGGCAGAAGTCAGGCAAGGTGGCGCCGTTGGCCCTCGCCGGCGTATTCCTGGCGGCAGCAACCTTTGTGCGTCCGGTCAGCTACTATCTTGTAATAGCGCTCGCCATTGGCATCGCTCTTACAGCCGGGAAACAACGTGACCTGTGGTGGAAGGCACCCGCAGTTTTGCTTGTAAGTTCCTTACCATGGCTGGCAGCATGGCAAATACGCAATTCCATCGAAACAGGCTACAGCGGTTTCTCCAGCATCGTCGAACAGAATCTATATTTCTTTCAGTCAGCCGAAGTTACTGCAGAGTTGGAACATACGACTCTTGGCGCGGAGCAGGACAAGCTAGGCTATCCTGACGAATCCGCTTATATCACCATGCATCCTGAGCAGCGTCAATGGAGCCAGGCCCAGCGGCTTCACTTCATGCGCGAACAGGCAATCAGTGTACTGGCGCAACACCCTGTACTGTACCTGAAGACGCACATCGCAGGCGTCGGATTGGTAGCATTCACGCCCGGCGCGGCAGAGTTGCTTCAACTGCTGGGTGCGTACCCTTCGCCTTGCTCGATGCCGCGCCGCATCGTGAACGAAGGCGTTATGGCATCGGCTTTGCGAATCTACTCAACTCATCCCGGCGTGACCATTGCGATGGTTCTGCTCGAAGGCTTTCTGCTTTTGATTTATTGCCTTGCAATGTACGGTTTCGCGAGTGCCGATCGCACAACTCCTGCCGCCCTGACAGTCGTGGGGATCGCGCTGTATTTCCTGCTCATTTCCGGCGGAGCGCAGGCCGTAGGGCGCTACCGCGCGCCGATTATGCCATTGTTGTGCGTATTCGCTGCAGAAGGAACGGTTCATTTATGGAACAGAAAAGCGCGGGGCCATAGTAGCCCCACGCTTGAAATTCACAGCATGAGTTAG
- a CDS encoding glycosyltransferase: MRILYILTSLGIGGAEKQVVALAERMAARGHTVALIVLKHADEEWPVKIPVLRLNLRKTPMGILRGLRFAKNFVTLFRPDILHSHTFPANLFTRTLRWMLQGKSSGSASAPRVINTIHNVYEGGWHRMFLYRCTDPLVDQVTAVSAAAAQRFVELRAVPAIKMRVLTNGIDTDAFTPDRSRRKKMRAEMLAGDDFLWLAVGRLAPAKDFPNLLRAFAQLRAARPERPGTSLWIAGEGDRSHVEPGTPHVGSADGVRLLGLRRDIVDLLDAADGFVLSSAWEGLPLAIGEAMAMEKPIVATDVGGVRELVGNAGFVVPAKDSNALAAAMLEVMTLTEKERRVLGRDGRERIVKQFSMNAIAVQWEELYLQTLNGKTA; the protein is encoded by the coding sequence GTGCGAATCCTCTATATATTAACTTCCCTTGGAATAGGCGGAGCAGAGAAGCAGGTGGTCGCACTCGCGGAGCGCATGGCCGCAAGAGGCCATACCGTTGCGCTCATTGTCTTGAAACATGCGGACGAGGAATGGCCCGTGAAAATTCCGGTCTTGCGTTTGAACCTGCGCAAGACACCGATGGGTATTCTTCGTGGCTTACGTTTCGCGAAGAACTTTGTCACTCTCTTCCGTCCCGATATCCTCCACAGCCACACATTTCCGGCAAACCTGTTCACTCGCACGCTGCGATGGATGCTGCAAGGCAAAAGCTCAGGCTCAGCCTCCGCACCGCGCGTCATCAACACGATTCACAATGTCTATGAAGGCGGCTGGCATCGGATGTTCCTTTACCGTTGCACCGATCCTCTTGTGGATCAGGTTACGGCAGTGAGCGCCGCTGCCGCGCAGCGCTTCGTGGAGCTGCGTGCAGTGCCTGCTATCAAGATGCGCGTGCTCACCAACGGCATCGATACAGACGCGTTCACGCCCGATCGCAGCCGCCGCAAGAAGATGCGCGCGGAGATGCTCGCGGGCGACGACTTCCTCTGGCTCGCTGTGGGCCGCCTCGCTCCGGCCAAGGATTTTCCCAATCTCCTGCGCGCTTTTGCCCAACTGCGCGCCGCCCGTCCAGAGCGTCCAGGCACGTCTTTATGGATCGCCGGCGAAGGAGATCGCTCGCATGTAGAACCTGGCACACCTCATGTCGGATCAGCCGATGGAGTCAGGCTGCTCGGCCTCCGTCGGGACATTGTCGATCTGCTCGATGCCGCCGATGGCTTCGTACTCTCATCGGCATGGGAGGGCTTGCCACTGGCGATCGGCGAGGCAATGGCGATGGAAAAGCCTATCGTTGCGACCGACGTGGGCGGAGTTCGCGAGTTGGTTGGGAATGCAGGATTCGTCGTTCCTGCAAAGGACAGCAACGCGCTTGCGGCAGCGATGCTGGAAGTAATGACATTGACCGAGAAGGAACGAAGAGTACTCGGAAGAGATGGCCGCGAGCGAATCGTTAAGCAGTTTTCGATGAACGCAATAGCCGTGCAATGGGAAGAACTCTACTTACAAACCCTCAACGGGAAAACCGCATGA
- the bufB gene encoding MNIO family bufferin maturase: MAGNRFNAFQNHGVGIGLRIPHYEHIFAHQPAVDWFEIISENYMIDGGRPLHMLDRIMERYKVVQHGVSMYFGGAQGSDPEHMRRLKSLTKRTKTPWLSDHLCWGSIDGTYSHDLLPLPYTWEAVEKTAARIREVQDFLEIPVAVENVSSYAEFVASEMTEWEFLNEVVERADCGILLDVNNIYVSSVNHDFAPMDYVNAIPAERVAQIHIAGHTRYEKYILDTHDHPVIDPVWELYARAIERCGPTPTLLEWDDRIPSFEEVWNEARKAERYLLPAKAQADEAELAGAAR; encoded by the coding sequence ATGGCCGGAAACCGGTTCAATGCATTCCAGAATCACGGTGTCGGCATCGGTTTGCGCATTCCCCACTACGAACATATCTTTGCTCACCAGCCTGCGGTGGACTGGTTCGAAATCATCTCCGAGAACTACATGATCGACGGCGGTCGGCCGCTTCACATGCTCGACCGCATCATGGAACGATACAAGGTAGTTCAGCACGGCGTGTCCATGTATTTCGGCGGCGCACAAGGCTCCGATCCGGAACACATGCGCCGCCTCAAGAGCCTGACGAAGCGCACGAAAACGCCGTGGCTCTCCGACCATCTGTGTTGGGGCAGCATCGACGGAACCTACTCGCATGATTTGTTGCCTTTGCCATACACGTGGGAGGCCGTCGAGAAAACAGCGGCCCGCATTCGCGAAGTGCAGGACTTTCTTGAGATTCCGGTAGCCGTTGAAAACGTCAGTAGCTATGCGGAATTTGTCGCTTCGGAAATGACCGAGTGGGAGTTTCTGAACGAAGTCGTCGAGCGCGCCGATTGCGGCATTCTTCTCGATGTGAATAACATCTACGTCTCCTCGGTCAACCATGATTTCGCGCCCATGGATTACGTGAACGCGATTCCAGCTGAACGCGTCGCGCAGATTCACATCGCTGGGCACACCCGTTACGAGAAGTACATTCTGGACACCCACGACCATCCAGTGATCGACCCTGTCTGGGAACTCTACGCACGTGCCATCGAGCGCTGTGGTCCGACGCCAACGCTGCTCGAATGGGACGATCGGATACCGTCTTTCGAAGAGGTCTGGAACGAGGCTCGCAAGGCAGAGCGCTATCTTCTTCCGGCGAAGGCTCAGGCGGACGAAGCCGAGTTGGCAGGAGCGGCGCGATGA
- a CDS encoding tetratricopeptide repeat protein yields the protein MRRLLFVLLVYSVTLAWSDVKAQEASSAQSTPGAQRDSAPMEQDAVSPEVAKAEAAIVKSDWTTAEPILDSWLASHPADARALFDAGYIADAQARNDDAATLYRKAIAANPKSFEAQISLGLLLARTGKPSEARPVLWTATTLDPGAAEPSSKAKAWRALARIDIAGIDGKPDPAQASIDLLEALKLTPETPEDTLMAANLADANGDAAGAEAAYRRVLKSIPDSIAAVSGLAHLLIAQKKYPEAEEILQPALKKTPDDPAMTAQLAAVYVAEDKADALPMLQQFHEKHPKDVAITRMLAQVEADAGEYADSDQLYVTLLAASPRDSDLLAGHGQNLIRLRRYPEALKAFQTATEIDETNGEAWNGLAFAAFETHQPTITLHALTARSKYLPDSTFIYFLWATAYDTLHDKKQAVAYYHRFLDSATGKFPDQEWQARQRLAILEKTP from the coding sequence GTGCGTCGGTTGCTTTTCGTCCTATTGGTCTATTCGGTAACGCTTGCTTGGTCAGACGTCAAAGCGCAGGAAGCGTCCTCTGCCCAGTCAACGCCTGGGGCCCAGCGGGATTCCGCCCCCATGGAGCAGGATGCGGTGTCGCCTGAGGTCGCGAAAGCGGAAGCCGCTATCGTCAAGAGCGATTGGACGACCGCCGAACCAATCCTGGACTCTTGGCTGGCTTCGCATCCCGCCGATGCCCGAGCGCTTTTCGATGCCGGATACATCGCAGACGCCCAGGCTCGCAATGATGACGCAGCGACGCTCTACCGCAAAGCCATCGCAGCCAACCCGAAAAGCTTTGAGGCGCAAATCTCTCTTGGGCTCCTGCTCGCACGAACTGGCAAGCCCTCCGAGGCACGGCCCGTATTGTGGACCGCGACCACGCTGGACCCCGGCGCAGCCGAACCTTCCTCCAAAGCGAAAGCCTGGCGTGCTCTGGCGCGCATCGATATAGCCGGTATCGACGGAAAGCCCGACCCGGCGCAGGCCTCCATCGATCTGCTCGAGGCGCTGAAGCTGACTCCTGAAACTCCGGAAGACACCCTGATGGCCGCAAATCTGGCCGATGCCAACGGCGATGCGGCAGGCGCTGAGGCCGCCTATCGAAGAGTGCTCAAGTCGATCCCTGATTCAATCGCCGCTGTATCGGGGCTGGCCCACCTGTTGATTGCGCAGAAGAAATATCCGGAAGCGGAAGAGATTCTCCAGCCCGCGCTGAAGAAAACCCCGGACGATCCCGCGATGACAGCGCAATTGGCAGCCGTCTACGTCGCCGAGGACAAGGCTGACGCGCTTCCCATGCTGCAGCAATTCCACGAAAAGCACCCCAAAGATGTTGCGATTACCCGAATGCTGGCACAGGTCGAGGCAGACGCCGGGGAATACGCCGACTCGGATCAGCTCTACGTAACCCTCTTGGCAGCCAGTCCCCGGGATTCCGATCTATTGGCCGGTCATGGGCAAAATCTCATCCGTTTGCGCCGCTACCCCGAGGCGCTCAAGGCATTTCAGACGGCGACCGAGATCGACGAAACCAACGGAGAAGCCTGGAACGGGCTTGCATTTGCAGCATTTGAGACCCATCAACCCACTATCACACTACACGCTCTTACAGCGCGATCAAAATATCTGCCGGATAGTACCTTTATATACTTCCTATGGGCGACTGCATACGATACTCTTCACGACAAGAAGCAGGCCGTCGCCTACTATCACCGCTTTTTGGATTCGGCAACAGGAAAATTCCCCGATCAGGAGTGGCAGGCGCGACAAAGATTGGCAATTTTGGAGAAAACTCCGTAA
- a CDS encoding HvfC/BufC N-terminal domain-containing protein, with protein sequence MSQIMNVPMKLEDLQRTMCAAVMQPLTADEEMQSHDVTGRWNGRAMAEVAEQFIAPNNRLTAFERLEIYNRQYWFRLQSAFTEDFPALRSVVGAERFDALMNAYLAAHPSRSFTLRNLGSKLYAWLSQNSEYAGRRLALALDVVSVEWACIEAFDNAELAPLSPAEVAAVHAESRFALQPYVQLLALQYPADDIVLDMHRRQKRESSEAGARPEAQEEEHYAPLRLRKRATWLAVHRADFSLYYKRLTHAEYRTLTALREGRTLSEALEAGFAGSHMAIGTQINQVRAWFAQWAELGWICKPADTPANL encoded by the coding sequence ATGAGCCAGATCATGAATGTGCCGATGAAGCTTGAGGACTTGCAGCGAACCATGTGCGCCGCAGTCATGCAGCCACTGACGGCAGACGAAGAGATGCAATCGCACGACGTCACCGGGCGTTGGAATGGCCGGGCCATGGCGGAGGTCGCCGAACAGTTTATTGCGCCGAATAATAGACTGACCGCCTTCGAGCGTCTTGAGATATACAACCGGCAGTATTGGTTTCGGCTGCAAAGCGCCTTCACCGAGGATTTTCCTGCTCTCAGGTCAGTCGTAGGCGCCGAGCGATTTGACGCGCTGATGAACGCCTATCTGGCGGCCCATCCGAGCCGATCTTTCACGCTCAGAAACCTGGGATCTAAACTTTATGCATGGCTATCTCAAAATTCGGAGTACGCGGGACGCAGGCTGGCGTTGGCCCTGGATGTCGTAAGCGTCGAGTGGGCCTGCATCGAGGCGTTCGACAATGCCGAACTCGCGCCCTTAAGCCCTGCGGAGGTCGCAGCCGTCCATGCCGAGTCGCGCTTCGCATTGCAGCCTTATGTCCAGTTGCTTGCGCTTCAGTATCCAGCGGACGACATCGTTCTTGACATGCATCGCCGTCAAAAGAGGGAATCCAGTGAAGCGGGCGCTAGGCCCGAGGCGCAGGAAGAAGAACACTACGCACCGTTGCGCCTGCGCAAGCGAGCCACATGGCTGGCAGTGCATCGCGCCGACTTTTCTCTCTACTACAAGCGCCTCACTCACGCCGAGTACCGCACTCTCACTGCACTCCGTGAAGGCCGCACTCTGTCCGAAGCTTTGGAAGCTGGCTTCGCCGGCTCACATATGGCCATAGGAACACAGATCAATCAAGTGAGAGCGTGGTTCGCTCAATGGGCAGAGCTGGGTTGGATCTGCAAACCAGCTGATACCCCCGCAAATCTATAA